The Fusibacter sp. A1 genome has a segment encoding these proteins:
- a CDS encoding glutaredoxin family protein, with the protein MKDIIMYTTSTCPHCKTAKQALTNAGYRYIERNASTDPSAQREMQTMGLMGVPAFNIGGEVFTGFDFEKIKRLVDYVIMPCPKCEKKLRLPKGKDKLRITCPHCEHQFTLLKK; encoded by the coding sequence ATGAAAGATATAATCATGTATACGACAAGCACGTGCCCGCACTGCAAAACAGCCAAGCAAGCACTCACAAACGCAGGTTATAGGTACATCGAAAGAAATGCGTCGACAGATCCGTCGGCGCAAAGAGAAATGCAGACGATGGGATTGATGGGAGTTCCAGCATTCAACATCGGCGGTGAGGTCTTTACAGGATTTGATTTTGAAAAAATCAAACGCCTGGTGGATTATGTCATCATGCCCTGCCCTAAATGCGAAAAGAAGCTTAGATTGCCTAAAGGCAAAGATAAGCTTCGAATCACCTGCCCGCACTGCGAGCATCAGTTCACACTACTTAAAAAATAG
- a CDS encoding ABC transporter substrate-binding protein has product MNRHNLKKIVVVLYCLLLVSIIYSIFRVEHKIKAKETQTYQIKTYFTDSDFSYSSWKLTDKLQFTTNEYPPYAYTENGQAKGISYEIMVAVLDDMGLDYEIQFTSWARAVHLLDQGRTFGVFPAAISADRVEDYVFSDLLIDDKRNQSLVYEFDPSKTAKSRMNRVDELSFFKVGAVMSYYYLPDLESKGIDIDLCVDEIECLTKLKDGKISYAVLDPKVADFYIDRVFSDFKDGFIKTDITISHETVGDGLMLSQNNNLRAEFVKSFNNTLEKLNQNGTIEAITLKYETHK; this is encoded by the coding sequence ATGAATCGGCATAACCTGAAAAAAATCGTGGTCGTTCTCTACTGTCTGCTTTTGGTATCGATCATCTATTCCATTTTCAGAGTCGAGCATAAGATCAAAGCGAAAGAAACCCAGACCTATCAGATCAAGACCTACTTTACCGATAGTGACTTCTCCTACTCCAGTTGGAAACTCACAGATAAGCTTCAGTTCACGACCAACGAGTACCCACCCTATGCGTACACCGAAAACGGTCAAGCAAAAGGAATCTCCTATGAAATAATGGTAGCTGTCTTGGATGACATGGGGCTTGACTATGAAATACAGTTCACCTCATGGGCCAGAGCGGTTCATCTTCTCGACCAGGGCAGAACCTTCGGTGTTTTTCCCGCCGCCATCAGCGCCGACCGAGTCGAGGACTATGTATTCAGCGACCTCTTGATTGACGATAAGCGCAATCAGAGCCTTGTGTACGAGTTTGACCCGTCAAAAACCGCAAAGAGCAGGATGAATAGGGTCGACGAGCTTTCTTTTTTTAAAGTGGGAGCGGTCATGTCCTATTACTATCTCCCGGATCTTGAATCTAAAGGTATCGACATCGATCTTTGCGTTGACGAAATTGAGTGTCTGACCAAGCTAAAAGACGGCAAAATCAGCTACGCGGTATTAGACCCAAAGGTCGCTGATTTTTATATCGACAGGGTCTTTTCAGACTTTAAGGACGGTTTTATCAAGACGGATATCACAATCAGCCACGAAACCGTAGGAGACGGACTCATGCTCAGTCAAAACAACAACCTACGGGCTGAATTTGTCAAATCCTTCAACAACACTTTGGAGAAGCTCAACCAAAACGGCACCATAGAGGCCATCACCCTCAAATATGAAACCCACAAGTAA
- a CDS encoding GNAT family N-acetyltransferase: protein MIKKINYEETYAIRQIVMWPNKHLEYIMLDDDPKGEHYGLFVDSKLISVISVFITENSAQFRKFATLSQYQGKGYGTLLLSYVLKQLEKMGIKRVWCNARLDKADYYGKFEFVKTDIFFEKGAKKYVIMEKTNHV, encoded by the coding sequence ATGATTAAAAAAATCAACTATGAAGAGACCTATGCCATACGCCAGATTGTGATGTGGCCCAATAAACATCTGGAATACATCATGCTTGATGACGATCCTAAAGGCGAACACTACGGATTGTTTGTCGATAGCAAACTGATCAGTGTGATTTCGGTCTTTATCACGGAAAACTCGGCACAGTTCAGAAAATTTGCGACGCTTTCACAGTATCAAGGCAAAGGATACGGCACGCTTCTGCTGAGTTATGTTTTAAAACAGTTGGAAAAAATGGGAATAAAAAGAGTGTGGTGCAATGCGAGACTGGACAAGGCAGATTACTACGGAAAATTCGAGTTTGTAAAAACAGATATTTTTTTTGAAAAAGGTGCAAAAAAATATGTCATAATGGAAAAGACGAATCACGTTTAA
- the ytvI gene encoding sporulation integral membrane protein YtvI, producing MNNIVLNKLAYILILIAGIVIVYMGMIKLTIIFLPFVFGWLISKLITPVVVFLHEKMKLPNSLSSVIMILTVVGISSYLVYLLGKLIVSIFREFSRVLPFWSSVIAEYGTKWSEKISELFIGLPFDPATVISEGAASILSNMGNLASELATKSFSIASSLPSLLIALVIIILSAFFFTKDRAMITAVLKPYRVKYITNNRYWISFKGDILVVVWGYVKAQLILMSLTFVISAIGLSVIGIPNAIFVALGIGIVDALPMFGPAAIYMPWILTMVIGSQSALAIKLLVMYGITTLTRQFLEPKIVGTQIGIHPLLTLTGLYAGVKFLGIPGLIIGPFTMVAAVTLYTKYHHSEERDLFFK from the coding sequence ATGAACAATATCGTTCTGAATAAGCTTGCGTATATCCTTATTCTGATTGCGGGAATCGTGATCGTTTATATGGGGATGATCAAACTGACAATCATCTTCCTGCCCTTCGTTTTTGGATGGTTGATTTCAAAGCTGATCACGCCCGTGGTGGTCTTCTTGCACGAAAAAATGAAGCTGCCCAATAGCTTAAGCAGCGTGATCATGATTCTGACCGTGGTTGGGATCAGTTCTTATCTGGTGTATCTGCTTGGAAAACTGATTGTTTCGATTTTTAGGGAGTTTTCTAGGGTATTGCCATTTTGGAGCAGTGTTATTGCCGAATACGGTACGAAATGGTCCGAAAAGATAAGTGAGTTGTTCATCGGATTGCCTTTTGATCCGGCGACTGTCATCTCTGAAGGAGCCGCAAGTATTTTGAGCAACATGGGCAACCTTGCATCGGAGCTGGCGACAAAGAGCTTCTCTATCGCAAGCAGCCTACCGAGTCTTCTAATCGCCTTAGTGATCATTATTTTATCGGCTTTCTTCTTCACAAAAGACAGAGCGATGATCACAGCGGTGCTTAAACCCTACAGGGTCAAGTACATCACGAACAACCGGTACTGGATTTCTTTTAAAGGGGATATACTGGTGGTTGTGTGGGGATATGTGAAAGCCCAGCTCATTCTGATGAGCCTTACCTTTGTGATCAGCGCGATAGGGCTCTCGGTGATCGGGATACCGAATGCGATATTCGTAGCACTTGGAATCGGGATCGTTGATGCCTTGCCGATGTTCGGTCCCGCGGCCATATATATGCCGTGGATACTGACCATGGTGATAGGCAGCCAATCGGCACTGGCGATAAAACTGCTGGTGATGTATGGCATCACCACACTGACACGACAATTTCTAGAACCTAAAATTGTGGGTACCCAAATCGGAATACATCCACTCCTTACCTTGACAGGTCTTTATGCGGGGGTCAAGTTCCTAGGTATTCCAGGTCTTATCATAGGTCCTTTCACCATGGTGGCGGCCGTCACCCTATACACCAAGTATCATCACTCCGAAGAACGCGACCTATTTTTTAAGTAG
- a CDS encoding HD-GYP domain-containing protein, translated as MKIFRFYTIRSRIAFFTLSAIFMLLFTRVIIETIHTNNELETEIAYQLDHALDLGTSSLESPLWDYNLENTQDILEVLLHDPNIVKVELRDEIDDVIQMLSKDHVVFENDSIISSSGTVVHDGLKRGTLTIWMSNEIYKLRLQQVIHYNFLYAILEVLLVSLVIWSVSARTTRPIESLISMADDIASGKLDTVIECRSNDEVGLLSKALDSMQSQIGQQMIELEKDKVEITALYDQSTAMNTKLEKMLLSLNQNYEETLSALARAIEVNDHYTKGHCDRVSEYALSIADQLGLCEYDKEILLKASILHDIGKIGVATHIINKEGKLDDDEYDQIKAHCLTGYNIIKDVDFLKESASVVLQHHERFDGNGYPNQLTGTDINLLARILSVADTFDAMTSSRAYRKKPLSDEQALAELHKHSGLQFDPLVVNAWMRCLDESA; from the coding sequence ATGAAAATTTTTAGATTCTACACTATTCGAAGCCGAATCGCCTTTTTTACCCTTTCCGCCATCTTCATGCTCTTGTTCACAAGAGTGATCATCGAGACCATTCACACAAACAACGAGCTAGAAACCGAAATAGCCTATCAGCTGGATCACGCCTTGGATCTTGGAACATCATCACTCGAATCACCCCTGTGGGACTATAATCTTGAAAATACTCAGGATATACTAGAGGTTCTTCTTCACGACCCCAACATCGTCAAGGTTGAACTTAGGGACGAGATCGACGACGTCATTCAGATGCTTAGCAAGGATCATGTCGTTTTCGAAAATGACTCTATCATCTCTTCTTCAGGTACCGTCGTTCACGACGGTCTCAAAAGGGGCACGCTTACCATATGGATGAGTAATGAGATCTACAAATTAAGGCTTCAGCAAGTGATTCACTACAATTTTCTTTACGCAATTTTAGAAGTGCTGCTAGTGAGTTTGGTGATCTGGTCGGTTTCTGCCAGAACCACAAGACCTATAGAATCCCTGATCAGCATGGCAGATGACATCGCATCCGGCAAGCTGGACACGGTGATAGAGTGTAGGTCAAATGACGAGGTAGGTCTGCTCAGCAAGGCTCTTGATTCGATGCAGTCACAGATCGGTCAGCAAATGATCGAGCTTGAAAAGGATAAGGTCGAAATCACCGCCCTTTATGACCAATCGACCGCCATGAACACTAAGCTTGAAAAGATGCTTCTCAGCCTCAATCAAAATTACGAAGAGACGCTTTCGGCTCTAGCCAGAGCGATCGAAGTCAACGACCACTACACCAAAGGGCACTGCGACCGCGTTTCTGAATACGCCCTAAGCATCGCCGACCAGCTGGGGCTTTGCGAGTACGACAAGGAGATTCTGCTTAAAGCTTCGATTCTTCACGACATTGGTAAAATCGGCGTAGCCACCCACATCATCAACAAAGAAGGCAAGCTCGACGACGATGAATACGATCAAATAAAAGCGCACTGCCTCACAGGCTATAACATCATCAAGGATGTCGACTTCTTAAAAGAGAGCGCCTCGGTCGTACTACAACACCATGAGCGATTTGACGGAAACGGATATCCCAACCAACTGACCGGTACGGATATCAACCTGCTTGCAAGAATCCTTAGCGTTGCGGATACCTTCGACGCCATGACCAGTTCAAGGGCCTATCGAAAAAAACCGCTGAGTGATGAACAGGCTCTCGCGGAATTACATAAGCATAGCGGTCTTCAATTTGATCCCCTAGTAGTGAATGCGTGGATGAGGTGCCTAGATGAATCGGCATAA
- a CDS encoding cation diffusion facilitator family transporter has translation MARETEIRRVALLGIIGNVILLALKLYIGILTRSQAMIADGFNSAGDVFASAMTYIGNAIASQPDDHDHPYGHGKAEYVFSMIISFSLMLVAYAIFKKGIVCLLEKRTFMFSIWLVVVSLFTIGTKYLLFMYASRVGKVHNSLLAVANAQDHRNDIFVSLITLLSIVTGYFNVYFIDALAAMSIALWIAYTGFSIFSSSYQVLMDTTIDMGIKEQMKKDVKDVEGVDHLDAIVSKPVGLNYLLIVKVSVDADLTVFKGHEIGDNIKEKLMGYELVDDVVVHLNPTQYHPQKEYLK, from the coding sequence ATGGCAAGGGAAACTGAAATAAGAAGGGTTGCTCTTCTTGGAATCATAGGCAATGTCATCTTACTGGCGCTGAAACTTTATATCGGCATTCTTACACGGTCACAAGCGATGATCGCCGATGGGTTCAATAGTGCTGGAGATGTCTTTGCATCTGCTATGACCTATATAGGAAATGCGATCGCCTCACAACCGGATGACCACGACCATCCTTACGGGCATGGAAAAGCGGAATATGTCTTTTCGATGATCATCAGTTTTTCACTGATGCTTGTGGCATATGCGATATTTAAAAAGGGAATCGTCTGTCTTCTCGAGAAACGTACGTTCATGTTCTCGATCTGGCTTGTCGTAGTGTCGCTCTTTACTATAGGAACAAAATACCTGCTCTTCATGTATGCTTCAAGAGTAGGTAAGGTACATAACAGCCTCTTGGCAGTCGCAAACGCGCAGGACCACCGCAATGACATTTTTGTATCTCTTATCACGCTTTTAAGCATAGTTACAGGTTATTTCAATGTCTATTTCATCGATGCCTTGGCTGCGATGTCCATTGCGCTATGGATAGCCTATACCGGATTTTCTATCTTTTCATCTTCTTATCAGGTCCTTATGGATACGACAATCGATATGGGAATAAAAGAACAGATGAAAAAAGACGTAAAAGACGTCGAGGGGGTAGATCACCTTGACGCGATCGTCTCAAAGCCTGTCGGCCTTAATTACCTTTTGATTGTAAAGGTTTCTGTCGATGCTGATCTGACGGTGTTTAAAGGACATGAGATAGGGGATAATATTAAAGAAAAATTGATGGGCTATGAACTTGTGGACGATGTGGTCGTCCATCTGAACCCCACACAGTATCATCCTCAAAAGGAATATTTAAAATAA
- a CDS encoding clostripain-related cysteine peptidase codes for MKKHLLPCLLILILFSLPITHALPTINVYVNDERVDFVDVSPYINEDNRTMVPIRFISEALGATVSWDGTTKTVTIIKGDITLKLPIGSKEITVNGLVYSVDTPAVLVSGRTMVPVRFPAEFLGSDVQWDGATRSVLIDSSVPPLVDDFTLLIYLNGTDLESAYDDESGTYSGAGTSDLNEMLAAVSSDKVNVLVETGGTSTWVNPSIDSTQNQRWSVQNNQLTLLENVGISNMGDPETLSNFVNWALKAYPAKNYGIVLWNHGGGPITGYAVDELFSGDGLILPELEDAFSAVRSQSGVVFDFIGFDACLMATLEVANTLSPYADYLVASQELEPGHGWDYTSLITSLAATSDYSGSAIGKSIADGFFQQAVDEKTESDVTLSVIDLKRLDSINTALSKFASDLSATLIEDAKLSSIAQSVSKTKKYGGNSSDQGYTDLVDLSLFASNLSTYSPEYALELSSAVDEAVVYQVSGPINDAATGLSVYFPYLDQDNFTASLAVQAQLDLPTSFISLASEFAGKLTGSAPLVERMDEIVVYEPTEYSAYYELVVSEDLLYDIDKVYIGVYEYLNGDTPRYRNLGYDALTIFNEETSSYFEQFAGNWTLFDDHPIMMKISYSDYDHIEYEIPLLLNDERVVLEAVWYYDDAFASGGYYDIIGARRPNDQVTNMPDRNIILLKAGDKVQPIYTSYLTETGLYQEELGQAFVYSDQSKLTYDVLQSTDYLFNFMIIDYSGQVLETDFYEILY; via the coding sequence ATGAAAAAACATCTACTTCCTTGCCTATTGATTCTGATTCTATTTTCACTACCTATCACCCATGCCCTCCCCACCATCAACGTCTATGTCAATGACGAGCGGGTCGACTTTGTGGATGTATCCCCATACATCAACGAAGACAACCGTACGATGGTACCGATACGTTTTATTTCAGAGGCCTTGGGTGCTACCGTATCCTGGGATGGCACGACTAAAACCGTTACCATAATCAAGGGAGATATCACTCTGAAACTCCCGATCGGTTCGAAAGAAATAACTGTGAACGGACTGGTTTACTCGGTGGATACCCCAGCCGTGCTGGTCAGCGGACGAACCATGGTACCGGTGAGGTTTCCCGCCGAGTTTTTAGGTAGCGACGTGCAGTGGGACGGCGCAACAAGAAGTGTGCTTATCGACAGCTCAGTTCCACCGCTAGTCGACGACTTCACTCTGCTCATCTACCTCAACGGAACCGATCTAGAAAGTGCTTATGACGACGAAAGCGGTACCTATTCCGGTGCAGGCACATCTGATTTGAACGAAATGCTTGCAGCTGTATCATCCGACAAGGTCAATGTCCTTGTGGAGACCGGTGGAACAAGTACCTGGGTCAACCCTTCGATCGACAGCACTCAAAACCAGCGGTGGTCAGTGCAAAACAATCAATTGACGCTTCTAGAAAATGTAGGAATTTCAAATATGGGCGACCCTGAAACACTATCGAACTTTGTAAACTGGGCGCTCAAAGCGTACCCTGCGAAGAATTACGGCATCGTCTTATGGAACCACGGCGGTGGACCGATCACAGGCTATGCCGTGGATGAACTTTTCAGCGGGGACGGCCTGATCTTACCCGAACTGGAGGACGCTTTTTCAGCGGTTCGTTCACAAAGCGGGGTCGTTTTCGATTTTATCGGTTTTGACGCTTGTCTGATGGCCACACTAGAAGTCGCCAACACACTAAGTCCCTATGCCGATTATCTGGTCGCCTCTCAAGAACTTGAACCCGGACACGGGTGGGATTACACTAGTCTGATCACCAGTCTGGCAGCGACATCTGATTATAGCGGCTCTGCAATCGGAAAATCGATAGCCGACGGATTTTTCCAGCAAGCTGTCGATGAAAAAACCGAGTCCGATGTGACCTTATCGGTCATCGACCTGAAGCGGCTCGATTCGATCAACACAGCGCTTTCGAAATTCGCTTCTGATCTTTCAGCGACCTTGATAGAAGATGCAAAGTTAAGCAGTATCGCACAGTCCGTTTCGAAAACTAAAAAGTACGGCGGCAACTCGTCCGACCAGGGATATACCGATTTGGTTGACTTGAGCCTGTTCGCCTCAAACCTCTCCACCTATTCCCCGGAATACGCCTTAGAACTCTCAAGCGCTGTGGACGAGGCCGTAGTCTATCAGGTAAGCGGACCGATCAATGATGCCGCAACCGGATTAAGCGTCTATTTTCCGTATCTGGACCAAGACAACTTCACCGCTAGCTTGGCCGTTCAGGCACAGCTGGACCTACCTACAAGCTTTATCTCCCTGGCAAGTGAGTTTGCAGGTAAACTTACAGGATCTGCCCCGCTTGTCGAACGAATGGATGAGATTGTCGTTTATGAACCAACTGAGTACAGCGCCTATTATGAGCTTGTGGTCTCTGAAGATCTTCTGTATGATATCGACAAGGTCTATATCGGTGTCTACGAGTACCTAAACGGTGATACACCCAGATATCGAAACTTAGGATACGACGCTCTGACAATTTTCAATGAAGAGACAAGTAGTTATTTTGAACAATTCGCAGGCAATTGGACTCTTTTTGATGATCATCCTATCATGATGAAAATCAGCTATTCCGATTATGACCATATCGAATATGAAATCCCCCTGCTGCTAAATGATGAAAGGGTTGTTTTGGAGGCTGTCTGGTATTATGACGATGCTTTCGCCTCAGGCGGATACTACGATATTATCGGAGCCAGAAGACCAAACGACCAAGTCACCAATATGCCGGACAGGAACATCATCTTACTGAAGGCCGGCGATAAGGTTCAACCGATCTACACCAGCTACCTCACCGAGACAGGCCTTTACCAGGAAGAACTCGGACAAGCTTTTGTGTATAGCGATCAGTCGAAGCTTACCTATGACGTGCTTCAGTCCACCGATTATCTATTCAACTTCATGATCATCGATTATTCAGGGCAGGTTTTAGAAACTGATTTCTATGAAATCCTGTATTAG